The Mucilaginibacter rubeus genomic interval GCGTACCTGCTACAGCATTGCCCCATACGGTGAGGACAAATACCCTGCAAGACTCGGCCCGTCTGAAATTATGATGAAAGAGGGCTATATTTTTGTTTACCAGGATGTGCGCGGCCGCTGGAAAAGTGAAGGTACCTGGACCAACATGACCCCGGTTATAGACAACAAGAAAAGCAAAAAAGATGTTGACGAAGGTTCCGACACTTATGACACTATAGACTGGTTGGTTAAAAACGTAGCTAACAACAATGGCAAAGTTGGCCAGTACGGTATCTCCTACCCGGGCTTTTATACCGCCGCAGGTATCCTTTCCAACCACCCGGCGCTTAAGGCATCATCACCGCAGGCTCCTATTTCCGATTTCTTTTTTGATGATTTTCACCATAACGGCGCTTTTATTGAAGGTTACTTTTTTACCTTCCCGGTATTTGGTGTTCAAAAAACCGACACTACCAGCAAAGCCTGGTATACCATGCTAAAACCTGATAGCAAAGATGGTTATCAGTATTTGTTAGATCTCGGCCCGCTTAAAAATGCTGATAAGTTTTACCACGATAATTTCTTCTGGCAGGAAACTATTAACCATCCTAACTACGATGAGTTTTGGCAAAAACGTGGGTTGCTGAAACACTACGGTAAAGTAAAACCTGCCGTGATGCTGGTTGGCGGTTGGTTTGATGCCGAAGACTTAACCGGTCCGCTGGCTATTTATAAAACCATTAACAAGTCAGATCCAAACGCATATAATACCATTGTGATGGGGCCGTTTGGTCATGGCCGCTGGTCGCGCGAAACCGGGCATACCATGCACAGCAATGTTTATTTTGGCGATAGCGTGGCTACCTTCTACCAAAAAAATATCGAAGCTAAATTCTTCAACCACTTTTTGAAAGGCAATGGTGATAAAAACTCGGGGTTACCAAATGCCTATATGTTTAACACCGGTAAAAAAGAATGGGCCACTTTTGACAAATGGCCTGCGGCCAATGCCGTACACGAAAAAATGTTTTTAGGTGCCGATGGCAAGCTTGCTAATACTCAACCGGCAACAGCAGGTTCTGTATCATATGTTAGCGATCCGCTTAAACCGGTTCCTTATACCGAAGATAATACCACCACTAT includes:
- a CDS encoding CocE/NonD family hydrolase; translation: MKKINLFFVLVLLYTGVNAQSNYVKEHFTKKDVYITMRDGVKLFTSIYTPKDASSQNKYPMMMQRTCYSIAPYGEDKYPARLGPSEIMMKEGYIFVYQDVRGRWKSEGTWTNMTPVIDNKKSKKDVDEGSDTYDTIDWLVKNVANNNGKVGQYGISYPGFYTAAGILSNHPALKASSPQAPISDFFFDDFHHNGAFIEGYFFTFPVFGVQKTDTTSKAWYTMLKPDSKDGYQYLLDLGPLKNADKFYHDNFFWQETINHPNYDEFWQKRGLLKHYGKVKPAVMLVGGWFDAEDLTGPLAIYKTINKSDPNAYNTIVMGPFGHGRWSRETGHTMHSNVYFGDSVATFYQKNIEAKFFNHFLKGNGDKNSGLPNAYMFNTGKKEWATFDKWPAANAVHEKMFLGADGKLANTQPATAGSVSYVSDPLKPVPYTEDNTTTMGFTPHNYMSEDQRFAGRRPDVLVYQSEVLNDDVTLGGEIMAHLKIATTGTDADFVVKLIDVYPADEPNNPYMPNKNIILSNYWQMVRSEVMPARFRNSFEKPEALVANQKTDVNFRLQDVLHTFKKGHRIMIQVQSTWFPIVARNPQKFVENPYKADESDYIKATETVYNDSFIDVQVLK